tttaatattttctagaCTTTAGTTTTTCCTCTAATAATGACATAGAGATAAATTAGACGTATTAGGNATATAGCTGGCAATTTTCATagtttgtttatgatttttttaaaaaaaacgttATGTTGAGAGTTAATAAACAGGAAAAAGGTANGAGTATAGCTGGCAATTTTCGTagtttgtttatgatttttttaaaaaaaacgttATGTTGAGAGTTAATAAACAGGAAAAAGGTACAAgtaaaaagaaagattaaaaaagaaagagaaaaagtaagaaagtgaaataaatatattgtgaACCCATGATACAAATGAAAACCAAAAAGGCCCTCGTACTACACATTCTTTTTGTTGAAGGAAGCTGATGAAACAGGTCAAAGGAACAAGTTTTTATGAAGCTGTTTGCCAAGTTAGAGTTTGAGTTACACTAGGACTAGACTACTCAATCCTAATTTATGTAAAAGTCAATACTTTATACGACTAAAGCTGATGTAGTTGACTAGGATAAAGTGTACATAATAGATTTGTGTTGTATTAGGATTCCTAGTGTAGCTAGTATAGGACTCTTCTCCTATATAAGGAGCATGTAACTCAATCattttaattatcaatacaATCCTTGATTCTTCATCCCTCCACAAGGAGGGTTTACATATCCAGacatgttgtgtttgatgaGAACACATTACCCTATGTGTCTCCAAGACAATCTCAGACTAACATTTATGTCTCACCTCACGTTGCTACTTTTGTTTAATCTTTCTATAAACGGCAGGCACATGATAATTATGATTCAGGGGAAGTACAAGCTGCTAGCCCACACATTACTAGTGATAATGCTGCTACACCTCATGTACTTATTGATGATGAGAGTATTATTGATCTCTCAGATGCAAGATCAGATGTTGAGGAACAGGTTGAGGTTGATGATCCATATAATAGTATTGACAGTCCAACTGCAGATTTTAAATCTGCCAGCAGAAGTGAGGAACAGGTTGCTTTTACAGGTCCAGTCAATGATGTACCAGTTGACCATCAACTTAATAATGCTATACTCCAGACCACTACCCTGATTGATATACGAGTTGAGGTACTTCCTGCACCACAAGGGCATCATACCACTTGTCACTTGTTGCTCGCAACAGCATAGAAATTGTGAGAGAACCAAATACTACTAAAGAAGCACTAAATCACCTCATTGGTTTGCAGCAATGCAGGAATGTGCTTTACATACTAACAAGACATGGATTTTAGTGCCCAAGTTTCCTGGTATGAACTTTGTAGGATCAAAATGGGTGttcaagacaaaattaaaagcTGATGGAACAGTAGATAGATACAAGGTCAGACTTGTGGTAAAGGGATTCTCGCAGCTTGAACGGATAGATTTTGAATAAACATACAGTCATGTGGTTAAAGCAACAACTATTAGGGTGGTTCTATCCATTGTTGTCAGTTCAAAGTAGAAAGTTAGACAACTGGATCTGTcaaaatgtttttcttcatgGTTTCTTACAAGATGAGGTGTACATGAGTCAACCTCCTGGCTTTATTGATCCCCAGTATCCTCAGCATGTATTTCTACTTAAAAAGACATtgtatggtcttaaacaagcaCCAAGAGCCTGGTTTGATAGGTTTAGCATGCATCTCTTACACCTTGGTTTCATTTGTAGTAAGGTTGACCCTTCCTTATTTACTTTGCAAACTCACAAAGgcaaaatatttctcttgttATACGTGGATGATATTATTGTCACATGAAGTAATCCATCTCATGTCTCAGAGTTGGTTCAACAACTTGGGAAGGAGTTTGCCATGAAAGATCTTGGTCATTTACACTTCTTTCTTGGAGTTAAGGGTAAGTATTTTAATAGGTGCATCCATTTAAGCCAGAGTAAGTATGTTGCTGAGCTGCTAGACAAGACTGAAATGACTTTTGCAAAGGCTAGCCACTCCTTTGGCTCAAAAGCATGGTCTATGAAGCTGCGGGAAGCCTGGTTGAAGCATCAAATCACAGAATGATAGTAGGGAGTCTTCAATACTTGACTCTCTCAAGACCAGCTATTACTCATGCTGTGAATTTAGCAAGACAATTTATGCAAAATCCAAACAGTGCACATCTTCAAGGGGTGAAAAGAATTATCAGGTACATCAAAGGCACTCTGCGCTTCGGACTTAGACTTATTTCACAATCACCATATATGTTTGGGGAGGCTGTACCACCACTAGGAGATCAACTACAGGCTATAGCATCTACCTAGGTGCAAACTGTATCTTTTGGACCTCCAAAAAACAGTCCACAGTTGCTCGTTCAAGTGTTGAAGCTGAGTATAATGCACTTGCCTCTACTGCATCAGAGATGACATGGATCATGTATCTACTTAATGATCTTGGGGTATTACTTCGATCTTTACCTACACTGTATTATGAGAACATGAGTGTTTTATACACGACAATTAATCCAGTTATGCATGCTATAACTAAACATGTTGAAATGGACTATCATTTTGTTCATGACAAGGTGGCTAGAGGAAAACTTGTTACTCAATTTGTGAGATTTAAGGATCAACTAGCAGATATTCATACAAAAGCATGAACCAAAAAGGTTTTTACTGAGTTCGTCACAAGTTAGGAGTTACAATTCTTCCACTCACTAGCTTGAGCGGAAGTGTTGAAGGAAGCTGATGAAACAGGTCAAAAGAACAGGTTCGGTGAACCTGTCTGCCGAGTTAGAGTTTGAGTTACACTAGGACTAGACTACTCAATCCTAATTTATGTACAAGTCTATACTTTGTACGACTAAAGCTGATGTAGTTGACTAGGATAAGGTGTACATAATATTTGTGTTGTATTAAGATTCCTAGTGTAGCTAGTGTATGACTCTTCTCTTATATAAGGAGTATGCAACTCAATCATTTAATTATCAATACAATCCTTAATTCTTCACATATCTGTGAGAATTCTACACTTTTTACTATTTGCTTATATGTACTCTATATCTCATTTTCTAAGATATCGTTTTATAGAATAttgtatttgaaaaaattaaagtcaaaatttatggtttaaaaaatcttcaatagttatataaatataaacatttaattaaaataaaaataaaataaaaatataaaaattagaatatgTCGTAAAACAAGAGGAAAATATAAGAATACTAAATAATATAGGATAACAGGTggtgagaaaaaataaaatctcttcAAGTGTGTATTTCTCAAGGGTGAGCAAGACCCTTTTATAAGAGGTAGAAATCACTATCTTAACCAAAATACGTTAGTaatatttaattcttaatttgaattaatacatACATTACGTTAGGTTGATGAAAGAAATCCATATTAAATGGATTtgtaacactcccccttggatgtttatagataatgtgcctcgttaaaatctTATTAGGAAAAATTCAGTGGAAAAAATCccagtgaaggaaaaagagtacacacatATATCTTGTAATAAGCCTTTagtgttgcctcattaaaaaccttaccagaAAAATCtaatgggacaaaaccttggccaagggaaaaagagtacaacgcATATTTACTCCCCCcgatgaaaaattatttgatatctTGGAGACGCCGCATTCCAATATTATATCTTAGTTTCTCAAATGTTGATGTTGGCAATGCCTTAGTGAATAAATCTACAAGATTATCACTCGAACGAATCTGTTGAACAtttatctcaccattttgttgaagatcatgtgtGAAAAGGAACTtaggtaaaatatattttgttcgGTCTCCTTTGATAAATTCACCTTTATTGAGCTATGCAAGCAGCATTATCGTCATACAATATTGTTGGAATCTTTGTTTGCACAGAAAGACAGCATAATTGCAAAATGTGTTGAGTCATTGATCTTAACCATACACACTCTCGACTAGCTTCATGAATGACTATAATCTCTGCATGATTTGAAAAAGTAGCCGCTATTGTTTGCTTCATCGAACGCCATAATATAATTGTACCTCCATATGTGAATAAATAGTCTTTTTGAGATCGGGCTTTATGTGGGTCAGACGAATAGCCAACATCTGCATAACCGATCAATTCTCACTTTGATGCATTAGAATACAACAATCCCATATCAACTGTTCGTTGAAGATATTTGAATATATACTTAACACCTTTCCAATGTCTTCTTGTTGGACATGAGCTGAATCTCGCCAATAAACTTACTGAGAAGCAAATATCTGGTCGGGTACTGTAGGCAAGGTACACTAGTGCCCCAATAGCACTAAGATATGGTGCTTCATCACCAAGAATCTCGTCATCCTTTTCTGGAGGTCggaattgatatttatttatatcaagaGATCTCACAACCATCGGAGTACTCAATGGGTGTGATTTATCCATGTAAAATCGCTTCAAAACCTTTTCAGTATATGTTgattgatggataaatatttcatttgtcaaatgtTCAATTTGAAGGCCAAGACAAAAATTTGTcttaccaagatctttcatttcaaattctttcttcaAAGATTCAACGacttttgaaatctctttagGAGTTACAATGAtgttcaagtcatcaacataaacatatattatttacaaatttAGATTTTGACATTCGTATAAAAATACAAGGGCAAATTGGGTCATTCTTATACCCTTTCTTTAGCAAGTATTCGCTAAGATGATTATACCACATTGACCTTGATTGTTTCAATCTTTATCAAACaactttcttttgaatttttgtatgcTTCAGGAACTTTGAGTGCTTCAGggattttcattaaaatattgtGGTCTACTGAGCCATATAAATAGATTGTGACAACGTCCATTAGATGCATTTGAAGCTTTTCATGAACTGTCATATTTATTATATACCTGAAGGTAATTGCATCTATCACAGGAGAATACGTCTCCTCATAATCAATGTCAGGCCTTAAATTCTTGTGTCACCAGTCGTGCTTTATATCTTACGACTTTATCACTTTTTTGCATTTTCGCATAAAAACTCATTTGTGTCCTATTGGCTTAAAACCTTCAGATGTTCGGACTATTGATCGAAAAACTTCACGTGTTTCAAGTGAAGCCAATTTTGTTTGAATTGTTTCCTTCCATTTTGGTCAATCATTTCTCTGTCTACATTCATTGACAGATCTTAGTTCCAAGTCCTCATCTTATTGCATTATTTCAACTGCAACATTATAGGCAAAAATATTATTCACCACAATATTATTTCGATTTCACATTTTTATCGTTGAGACATAATTTATAGAGATTTTctcattctcattatttttaggtaaaTGGACCTCCTCTGTAGTGTCAACATTTAATATGTCTTGGAGTTTTTCATGAACAATTGCATCTCTATTATGACCATCTtgatcatttatttcttttctttttttgaggatttttatccttggaaCCAATTGGTCTACCACGTTTTAAGCGTGGTCCAAACTCATTTGCTTTAACATTTTGTCCTATAGGGACATCAACTCGAACTTGAGCATTAGCATTAGCAACTcaaatatatgatttagtaACCCGTGAAAGGTTAGTAAATGCATCATGTAGTTGATTTGCAATATTctgcaaataaattatcttttgaacTTCTTGCTCACATTGATTTGTCCGAGAGTCTAAATAAGACAATGAAAGTCAATTCCAATCTATCTCATTTCCCTAATGTTTTTGTTCTCCATCTAATGTTTGATatactgattcatcaaaatgacaatcaacaaACCTTGTCGTAAATAAATCTCCAGTTCTAggttccaaatattttataataatacgatattcatacccaacatatatcCCCAACCTTCTTTGGGGAACCATCTTTGTGCgttgtggtggagcaattaGAACATACACCGCACAACCAAACATTCTAAGATGGGAAATGTTTGTCTTCTGACGAAAAATTAATTGTAATGAGGAGATGTCATGATAACTCTATGGTCTTATGCGCACAGTGCTGCTGCATGCAAAATAACATGCCCAAAAACGAAACAAGCAACTTTGTTCTCATCAACAAGGATCCTGCTATCAATTGAAGACGTTTAATCAATGACTCTGCTAAACCATTTTGTGTATAAACATGTGCAACAAGATGTTTAATTGTTATTCCAGTGGacaaacaataatcattaaattctTGATATGTAAACTCACCAACATTATCaagacaaattatttttattgcataAACTTGAAATTGTGTTTTTAACCTTATTATTAGAGCCAACAACCTCGCAAATGTCATATTGCGAGTTGATAATAAGAACACATGAGACCATATTTTAGATGCATCTATCAATAccatatgatatttaaatagTCCACATGCAGGGTGAATAGGTCCGCAAATATCACCCTGTAGCCGTTCCAAAAATGCAGGGGATTCCACCCCAATCTTAGTCACCGATGGTTTGATAACCAACTTTCCTTATGAACAAGTAGCACAAGAGAATTTCTTtgattaaagaatattttggtTCATCAGAGTATGCCCATAAGAATTCATAATTACTTTGCGCATCATATTATAACCGGGATGGCCCAACCGGTCAatgccaaatgataaaatcattggAATCAGAAAACCTTTTGTTTACTACGGTATGTGATTCAACTGTACCAATATTTGTATAGTACAACCCAGAAGAAAGTGCAGGCAATTTTTCatgcacaatttttttcttcgcatttattgtagtaatataaaggtATTCAACCTTTCCTTCATTCGCATTCTCAACATGATAGCCATTTTGGCGAATAACCTTGAAACTTAACAAGTTTCtatgagacttactacaatacAATGTATTATTAATTACCAATAATGTCCCTCCAGGTAGTAATAAAGTCGCTCTTTCAGAGCCCTCAATCAATTTTGTACTATCGAatattgtattaaaatattCCCTTTTCATTACCAAAGAgagaaatatttcttttcttagtATCAAATGAGTTGTGGCACTGTCCAAAAGACACATATCTACACTACTCATTTTGAACCCAACTGAAGactgaaaatttttatttatcttcataagaataaaaatacataataagaagTACGAATTTAACAAAAGAAATCTTAAGTACATAAACTTTAATTAAgacattaaaaatacataaaaatattattcatttccTAGCTCAATTATCATTCTCAATTGTGATCCCCAAAGAAGTCCTCAGCTTCCAGATGAGTAATATCATCGAGCCCATCAAAAGTATCATCTTTCGATGCTAAGTTTGCCTCAACATTCTCATCATATTTTTGAGAACATCCATCCTGAACATCATCTTTGAGAATCAAATGTGACTCTACCTGGGTATTAGAAGAGGAGGCACCACattaattttctttcctttgaaAGGAATTCTGATACAGCTTGATAAAATGCTCAGGTGCCCGACATTCATTTTTCTAGTGACCTTTAAGGCCACAACGATGACAGTGATCGCCTTTTCCTTTTGAAGGATTCTTTTGAGAACGTACATTGTTTCCCTTTTGTTATGACCACCACCGCAACGATTATTATATCATCTTTTGTCTTTGCCATGCTCGTGCACATTGTTATGACCCCAATTATTTTGTCTTATTTCCGACTGGTTGTGTGCTTCAACCGTTTGTGCCTCCAGTAATGGAGCACTTCCAGCGGGATGggcttcatgatttttcatgaaaaggtCATTATACTGCTCAACCACCAAAATACTTGAGATCATTTCAGAGTATTTCTAAAAACCTTTTTTACGATAATGTTGTTGTAATATCATATTAGAGGCATNTAACCGTTTGTGCCTCCAGTAATGGAGCACTTCCAGCGGGATGggcttcatgatttttcatgaaaaggtCATTATACTGCTCAACCACCAAAATACTTGAGATTATTTCAGAGTATTTCTAAAAACCTTTTTTACGATAATGTTGTTGTAATATCATATTAGAGGCATGAAAGTAGTTAGTGTCATTTCCAACATGTCCTCATCTTTTATAGTTTCcccacataatttcaattggGAAGTTATTCTAAATACAATAGAGTTATACTCAATGACGATTTTATAATATAGAAACCGTAAGTGCATCCACTCATAACGAGCCCTTGGCAATACCGTTGCCTTGAGGTGGTCATACCTCCCTTCCAAACCTATCCACAATTCAAGTGTAACTTTCACTATTAGATATCCAACCTTCAGTCTTTCATCAAGATGATGACGAAGGAAAATCATAGCTTTCACTTTATCCTGACTTGATGTCGTATTTCCTTCGATTATACTATCATCAAGACCCTTAGCGGTAAGGTGAATTTCAGCATCAAGTAcccatgacaaataattcttTCCATAAATGTCAAGTGCCACAAATTCAAACTTTGACAAATTCGACATGATGTAAactatcataaaataattttgagttaATATTATGTTGTTGGTTTGTTTATTATAAATGACAAATTAATACTTTAAATACTAAAGTAAATGATGAGTATAAAATACATTATATGCATAAATATTAATgttagaacaaaaaaaaatcatgaagcaTTGAAATGGTaagagttaaatatatttttaagtatttattaCTAGTTTCAATTAACATCAAAGTTTAGTAATAATTTCAAGTTGCATTTAATacaatattatgttttttatgaCACACAATATATATGACAAGAAAATACTTACGAGTATTCTAATTATCATGCTATCATATTGCTTAGTATCAAGTTTAGAGTTATAAATTAGTAGCATAAATAACATaacaatataaatttgaaaCGTATTGATTATTATGCCTAGTAAAGTATCATAATAAGACCTAAAGCAAATTATATATGCAGTAATAAAAATATGGATCAAAAATTTATGCAAGTCCTATTAGAGATGTAATATACACATAAATGTATACCTGACTCTAAAAGAAATTTGATTAACTTTTAGGAATTAATTTCGAATTAAGTAGGTCTCAGTTGGTTAAAGACTCATGCTGATACATGTCGTAAAACAAGAGGAAAATATAAGAATATTATACAATAGAAGAAGACACGTGGTGAGGAAAAATAAAATCTCTTCAAGTGTGTATTTCTTAAGGGTGAACAAATTTATAAGAGGTAGAAATCACTACCTTAACCAAAATACGTTAATAATATCTAATTCTTACTTTGAATTAATACATACATTACGCTAGGTTGATGGAAAGAAACCTCCATATTAAATGGATttgtaacaaaatatttttaattatattactgTGATATTTTCTTTGGAACAATCTCAAAGTAAAGTACAACCCCGCCACAATCTTTAAAGAGACTGGTTATTTGTTCGTATATTCTTTTCCTAAAAAGTAAAGTACAACTACCCACAATCTTTTGAAGAGACTGACGATTTGTTCGTTTATGCTTGGCTTACTACAAGTAtttcactttttaaatattatattagtaattataataattagcacattatttttatatgagactattaaataaatatttaatatttaaatttttttaaaatataatataatatttaaaatatatagtatttaatttatattatttttctcgAACTCTATCCTCTATTTTAATCTCTAGTtatagaatttatatttttttcagacAATCAACTTCAACTAGAGAGGCTTATCGAGCGGATCGTAAAATTCAAGTGGAGCAAGGAATTAGGCAATATTATATACACGGGCTCCTCCTACTTTAGTTAGAAAGTGTTTGGCaaagtaaaaaatgacttaaaattgtCAGGACCAAAATTGAATCATGAGTGGCGCCGACACTTAACATCCTAGGTGGGCAAACCAACAAATTTAACCCCAATACAATTCATAATGCGAAAGTTCAAACTTATTAAAGTTCTAATAAAAGAAACTCCTAGAGTCTAGTACATATTATCCTCAAAACCTGAAGTCGTCATATCAAGGGAACCTAATCTCCAAGTACTTAGGCTGAGAGTATCAAAGACACTAGAATAAATGAATAAACTAATTTATGTCCGAAAATTTAAGGACATCATTCCATGGCCGAAAGAATTCAACACGAGTtagaattaatagctcaccctggagCCTGATGTGCATGAGACTGGCTAGAACTGAGGGCGAGTCAAAGTCGTTGGTATATTCGCTGCactctacaaaaaaaaaataaagaaaaacacaagtaggacaacatgtactgagtagatatcatcggctgactcaaaatagtaaataatatgCGTAAAggaatagtataaaatcaagtAGAGCACTTAGCAGGCGGAAAACAACAagcaacatgaacaagtgacaaTAGCACTAAAGCAATTAAGTAATCAGTCACAATATCAAGAACACAGACgagactcatgcctccacaccatgcTCATTCAGAAAATGGATTATTCAAGATTGAGTAATTTAAGTTAAGTCAATATGTTTTCTTTAGTGTTACTGTGCCGGGATGCAACATACGATCCAATAATATTGTGTCAAAACGTACACTCGATCCAACAATTCCGTGCGGAACATGACATCCGATCTAATAATACTTTGTTGGAACATGACACTCGAttcaataataccgtgtcgatATGTGGCACCCGATTCAATAATACTGTATCGACTTGTGGCACCTGATACAAATATATCATGCCGGCTCGTGGAACCTGATCCAACCATATAGTTAATTCATTTGACATTCTTTATCATCTCTTTCCACTTccttaatatttcattaatctTTCTTTATTCAAGACATCACTTTAATCGGACAAGTTCAAGATTATGAATTTCGCGGTCTTGGGATTATAGACCTATCAcaacaacatataaataatCCAAACCACAACGACCAAGCATATAGAAAAAttcacaatatcactcaatgactatcaatcactattaagaatctatctatcacatagactaaaccataacctacctccaccgaagagcCGAAGTCAAGCAAACTAATTTCGTCATGCTTTTCCTTTCTTCAATGACTCCAATTATTTTCaatctattaaatatataatatccaTGAGTTAATGAGTCCATTGACACCCATATTACTATATGTCTAGCCTAAATCCAAAAACTCACCCAAATCGATAGTCAAATTCCTAAACTTCAGTACCAACTAATTTATCAAGTCCCATAATTCTCAAATTTCAAGCCTAAGCTTAAGTCCATATTCCTCCAAGTTACTTAATGTAAtgataatcatatcatataatacacctaatatttaattatctatctcaacATATCAAATCTTAATTCATAGtatgataatataaaataataaacttaggAAAAAATGCAAACCACTTATTACAAAACTAGTGGCACGCTAGCATCAACCAATTATGATTAATAGGTTaagttcataatttatttaattaaattatcatataGTCCATGGATATAAAGAAATTATAGGATttaatagttatttaattattaattagttgataattattaaccctaaataattttttaaaaaaaaggagataATAGAGTGTTGGCTGTGATTATTAATCAAATTTGAATTCTAATTATATGACATCATCTAATTTGacattgtatttttatataaaaaatttaaaatttgtaatcTACAAAGTTATTCAATTTTTACGCGATGGTAAgccattttcttaaaaaaaaaaaaggttgaatCCATCAGCATGTCGTTAAATTTGGCACCAATTTTCACTAAGACATCTCAAATAGATGTCTtagactttgttcattttaaacacctTAAGTAGGGTCCgctatgtcattttgacacctTTTTGTCAATCAACTAAAATTACAAAGTGTGTGAGATGATGACTAATTAAAAGCTGACATGTGGCATTtgaatgtaaaaataataatttttaaaaataaattattaaaaacaactaatttttcaggaaaaataaataaataaaattacatattttctaCCATCCCACCCCACCTTATATTACCCCACCCCTATCCCATCTGTCTTACGTCCCTTTTGCCTCCCCAACTCTACAACATTTTCTTGATTcttcttccatttcttttttttttaaatcattagattttaggggtttttttaattgatttcgaAGACTATAGATGACATTCTTctaactttttgaaaaaaaaagtgtgtcttattctaaaaaatcttttcaaaattagtgtgatgatttttaaaaaaattttgttcttataaacgttttaaaattagtgtgatagttttttaattttactttttcatattttgtaggtttttttatcatgaattttcATATTGGGGGGTGGGGGTGAGGGGGGGNNNNNNNNNN
This window of the Solanum pennellii chromosome 2, SPENNV200 genome carries:
- the LOC107009970 gene encoding uncharacterized protein LOC107009970 is translated as MSNLSKFEFVALDIYGKNYLSWVLDAEIHLTAKGLDDSIIEGNTTSSQDKVKAMIFLRHHLDERLKVGYLIVKVTLELWIGLEGRYDHLKATYNDLFMKNHEAHPAGSAPLLEAQTYNDLFMKNHEAHPAGSAPLLEAQTVESHLILKDDVQDGCSQKYDENVEANLASKDDTFDGLDDITHLEAEDFFGDHN